ACCGCCTGCGTTATTCACAAGTACATCTATTCTGCCATATTTTTCCCCTATGGCTTTAATGTTTGTACTTACTGCGTCATCATCCGTTACATCGAAACCCAAGTACTCGGCAGTAATTCCGTCTGTGGTCAGTTCCTTTAATCTTTCAGCTCCTGCTGCATCGTCAATACCGTTTAAAACGACGGTATACCCATCTTTTCCCAATCTCTTGGCAACTTCAAAACCTATTCCTCCTGTAGCCCCTGTAACGACAGCAACTTTTCCTTTATTACTCATATGCTATTAATTTTAATCTATTTTAATTTCTTATTCTATCTATTGTGGTGTCTACTAATTTTATTTTTCTAATTAAGATGAAAATAGCTAGAACTGCTAAAACCACTGATACGGTAATAGCTACAAAGGCCGGCGTATAAGAACCTCCTTTGGTAATAGTTCCAATAAACCAGTTCATAATAATTGGAGATACGGCGGCAACCGTCCCTGCTAAGCCAGCCAAGGTGCCTACAGAGGGTCCTTTGAATAAATCGCTGGATAAGGTCTGAATATTACCGATGGCAAATTGGAACCCGAAGAGTGCCAAACCTGCAAGATATATGAAGGTCATGTAGTTAGAATCGGAGACGAACGTTATAATGGAAACAAAGCCTATAATGATTAAAAGACACCCTATTACTATACTTGCTTTTCTACCAACATCAACGGATGTACGTTTTATAATGGCCTCAGTGAACATTCCTCCTAAGATTCCTCCTGCGGCCGCCATTAGGTAGGAAATCCACATAGTCTTTCCAATTTCTTCTATGCTTAATCCAAATTTTGAATTGAGATAAATAGGCATCCAACCGGCAAAAAACCACCATATTGGTTCAATGAAAAACCTACACAATAATATTCCCCATGGTTGTTTATAACTTAGTATTTTGGTCACGCTTAGACTTTTGGCACCTTCGACGACAACATCATTATTTTCTATCCTGTCGTTTAGTATCAAATTTCTTTCTTCCTCGGTAATCCATGGATGGTCTTCTGGTTTTGATTTGTTTAGGATAAACCAAGGAATTACCCAAAGCAGACCTATGACCCCCAATATTACATAGGTGGACTTCCATCCAAATTGCGCATACAAATAAACTATGATAACCGGAGCTATGACATTTCCAATGGAAGCTCCAGAGTTAAAAATACCTTGTGCGAGTGCTCGTTGTTTTACAGGAAACCATTCTCCGTTACTTTTTACGGCTCCAGGCCATAAACCTGCCTCTCCAAGCCCTAGCATTCCGCGTACTGCAGATAAGGAAACTATTCCCTGAGCCACCGCATGAAATGTCGCAGCTAATGACCAGACCACTATAGAAAGGATAAAACCGATTCTAGTGCCTATTTTGTCATACAATCTTCCGGATAAAAATTTACTAAGGGCATATGTTACCATGAAGATATTGAGCATTAAGGCGTAATCGGAATTATCCATGCCCAAATCTTCACCCATTTGCGGCCACAAAAGTGCAAAAGCCGTTCTATCAATGTAATTAATAACGGTCGCCACAAAAATCAATGTGATAATCCACCATCTTAAACCTTTAACTTTCATGGGCTTTTCATTTGTTTAATAATGCACATTGATAAATTTCTACGACACGAGTACCCGAGCAACTTGCCTTAATAAGTACTTATGATTTAGCTAAGAATTTCTGAAAGTAATTTAACGGAGTGCTAATTACCGATGCATTCTTATTTAGTTAATTTCTACGTATTAGTACTCTTCATCTTTTCAACAGAAAGGATTAAATTGCGTGATTTTTATTTCAATTTTAGTTCACTATATATTGTAACAATACTGATATAAGGTTTTAAAATGAATCTTCATTTTTTCTTTCGCCAACTGTGGATTTTGTTCCTTAATGGCATCGAAGATTTCTTGGTGCTCTTCAATTCCTCGAAACGCCAATCCTTTGTCACACACATGATACTTTTCAAAATTGGTAATGATTTCTGGCGTGATAATTAACATGAACGTATTCATGGTGCTGTTTCCGCTTGCCTTTGCAATCGCTAAATGGAAGAGAAGATCTTCTTGCACCGCATCCTCTCCGTTAGTTACCTTTTCCGCATATGCTTCCAAGGCCATTTGCATTTGATTTAAATCTGCTCTGGTTCGCCTTTGCGCCGCTAGCCTTACCGTTTTGAGTTCCAATAATATTCTCGTTTCTACCAAGGATTTAAAGTCAGGTTCTTCCAATCTCAAAATATCCTCGATCATTCCGTTCATGGCAACTTGACCAATATCTGCCACGAAGGTTCCACTTTGAGGTTTAGAATACACCAAGCCATAAAACTCTAATTTCTGTATTGCTTCTCGAATATTTGTTCTACTTACTCCAAATTTTTCAGAAAGCATTCTTTCCGAGGGAAGCTTATCCCCAGGTTCTAAATTTTTAAAATTCATTAAATCTCTAATCTGAGAAATAATTTTATGTTGAATTTCTTGATGTTCCCCTCTTGTTAGTATTTCTATCTTCATAAGTTCTTATAGGACATTTTAAAATTGGTTAACCAGATTGGTTTGTTAAAATTAGCCAATTTAATCGGTCTTAAGAAAAATACCCATACTCTAATCGTCTTTAATAGAGGGTAAAATTGTTTTTGAATATGAGCATTTCTACCGACCCTGATAACGAGCCGGTAAAATGCTTAAAAACTAACTCAAGTAGTTTTGAAGAACTAATTTTTTAATATCCTGGGTTCTGTGGTTCAAGGTTCGGATTTCTTGCCAGTTCGTCCGCTAGAATGGGGAACAGGTAGTCCCTTCCCGGGTCAAAGTTTTCCTTTAATCCTTCCAGTCCCGAGGCCCCGAATACTTCTGCACCCAATTGCCTTCTGGCAATATCGTACCATCTCTTGTATTCAAAAGCAAGTTCCCATTTGCGTTCTTCTAGGACCATGTCCCTAAAGTCTCCCTGCGACATACCTCCCGTTACATCTTCTGGAAAAGCGGAACCGTTACCCGCTCTTGCCCTTGCGCGCACCCTGTTCACATAACCTGCTGCCTCACCGGAACCTGGACTGGTCTCGTTCAATGCCTCTGCGGCTATCAAGAGTACCTCGGCATAACGCATCATCATGTAGTTCTGCTGGGACCCCCTACCGTTACCGGTGGAAGTAACCCCCGTACCACGCGTATACTTGGCAATATGTGGTCTGTTCACAGCTCTGCCCGCCCCACTTTCCTTAAAAACGGTAAAGGGTTGTACCACACCATCAAAAAGCCCGATGGTATCCAGACTTACGGCCTTCCTATAGTCGCGTCCATCCCATGTTTCATATACTCCTAGTGCTGGAACTCCTACGGACCAACCTCCTCCCAGGCCATACTGTTCGTCGTCACGTATGCCCGTAAGGGCGGCCTGATAGTCCCTACCGTCGTCCCCGTTACTGGCCCCTATGAAATCCAATACGAAGATCGGTTCACTGGAACCGTCGATCTTAGTGGCGTCGAAGAGATCTTGAAAATCGGCTTCCAGACCTAGCCCATAGGCACCTTCGTTGTCTATGACCCCTTTGGCCTCCGTATACGCGTTAGCATATTCTCCCATGGTCAAGTATACAAGTGCCAAATAGGAATGTGCCGCGGATTTTGCGGGTATGGACCTTGCCGCCTGCGTATCGGGCAGCCACTGCTTGGCGAATT
This genomic window from Maribacter sp. MJ134 contains:
- a CDS encoding MFS transporter; this encodes MKVKGLRWWIITLIFVATVINYIDRTAFALLWPQMGEDLGMDNSDYALMLNIFMVTYALSKFLSGRLYDKIGTRIGFILSIVVWSLAATFHAVAQGIVSLSAVRGMLGLGEAGLWPGAVKSNGEWFPVKQRALAQGIFNSGASIGNVIAPVIIVYLYAQFGWKSTYVILGVIGLLWVIPWFILNKSKPEDHPWITEEERNLILNDRIENNDVVVEGAKSLSVTKILSYKQPWGILLCRFFIEPIWWFFAGWMPIYLNSKFGLSIEEIGKTMWISYLMAAAGGILGGMFTEAIIKRTSVDVGRKASIVIGCLLIIIGFVSIITFVSDSNYMTFIYLAGLALFGFQFAIGNIQTLSSDLFKGPSVGTLAGLAGTVAAVSPIIMNWFIGTITKGGSYTPAFVAITVSVVLAVLAIFILIRKIKLVDTTIDRIRN
- a CDS encoding FadR/GntR family transcriptional regulator, whose amino-acid sequence is MKIEILTRGEHQEIQHKIISQIRDLMNFKNLEPGDKLPSERMLSEKFGVSRTNIREAIQKLEFYGLVYSKPQSGTFVADIGQVAMNGMIEDILRLEEPDFKSLVETRILLELKTVRLAAQRRTRADLNQMQMALEAYAEKVTNGEDAVQEDLLFHLAIAKASGNSTMNTFMLIITPEIITNFEKYHVCDKGLAFRGIEEHQEIFDAIKEQNPQLAKEKMKIHFKTLYQYCYNI
- a CDS encoding RagB/SusD family nutrient uptake outer membrane protein, with the protein product MKTCKFLFAFIALSIMGCSDLEEEPIGLLAPDGFFRSTNDIQTAANAAFGHMTHEDFWGRKMSLTLMLRSDMVAFGDPTTSQRRIDHDIFTVQADNGMIDGYWLRVYQIIAAANQAIAGAEDVDVDESIKNPVTAQAYFARAFAYFHLVRQFGDIPYISETVTDLAAASSISKTPAAEVYANIIADLQFAKQWLPDTQAARSIPAKSAAHSYLALVYLTMGEYANAYTEAKGVIDNEGAYGLGLEADFQDLFDATKIDGSSEPIFVLDFIGASNGDDGRDYQAALTGIRDDEQYGLGGGWSVGVPALGVYETWDGRDYRKAVSLDTIGLFDGVVQPFTVFKESGAGRAVNRPHIAKYTRGTGVTSTGNGRGSQQNYMMMRYAEVLLIAAEALNETSPGSGEAAGYVNRVRARARAGNGSAFPEDVTGGMSQGDFRDMVLEERKWELAFEYKRWYDIARRQLGAEVFGASGLEGLKENFDPGRDYLFPILADELARNPNLEPQNPGY